The following proteins come from a genomic window of Thermus sp. LT1-2-5:
- a CDS encoding AAA family ATPase: MRVLHLTWFTPPTTPKPAPPFFGQERALKALESAFRQKGHGYLVGPSGLGKRKRLLAYLEDKAFPKEELVYLPLGEEAFPLPLPPGEGRALVEGVEALFAEFTPALFREKGFIYAKSLLEARYEKEAETLLKALEEEARGHGFTLEEGEEGLTLTGQGPLPPELSAKLEETILAYVDLRQKAQAQVAALRRGFAERFLLPKAEELKARFPQAGPYLDWLLENLLRAAALEEEVEPERLLPRLLVEGGERVVHEPNPTPERLFGHLEYEMREGALTTHLGLLRPGALHRAMGGVLVLEAHRILELGSYPLLKRALATGEVEPLTPRPEVKGPRIKPAPLKAQVFLVGPPEVIAFLEEDEEFLELFPFRVEFAPEIPYTEENVAYLGGFLEREGVHLTPEGLAALADEARRMAGHQERLDARLYRLLDLAKEAEAQGRPLDRKRVAQAVRAREERYGLEEELYLQDLKEGVVALEVKGERVGEVNGLVVVEGPVPTGRPVRITAQAGPGREGILSIDREVGLGGQVFHKAVLTLAGYLRGTYAQIGALSATVSLVFEQSYGGIEGDSAGLAELLAVLSALSGLPLRQDLAVTGAIDQTGRVLAVGRVAEKVEGFFRVCQALGLSGTQGVVLPRANLPHLTLREEVVEAAEKGRFHLYAVEQVDEALELLFGRKAYWVHEKVRETLAHFQSLENGEEKG, from the coding sequence ATGCGGGTCCTCCACCTCACCTGGTTCACCCCGCCCACAACGCCCAAGCCCGCCCCTCCCTTCTTCGGTCAGGAGCGGGCTCTAAAGGCCCTGGAAAGCGCCTTCCGCCAAAAGGGGCACGGCTACCTGGTGGGGCCAAGCGGCCTGGGGAAGCGCAAGCGCCTCCTGGCCTACCTCGAGGACAAGGCCTTCCCCAAGGAGGAGCTGGTCTACCTCCCCCTGGGGGAGGAGGCCTTCCCCTTGCCCCTGCCCCCCGGGGAGGGCCGGGCCTTGGTGGAGGGCGTGGAAGCCCTCTTCGCCGAGTTCACCCCCGCCCTTTTCCGGGAAAAGGGCTTCATCTACGCCAAAAGCCTCCTGGAAGCCCGCTATGAGAAGGAGGCGGAAACCCTGCTCAAGGCCCTGGAGGAGGAAGCCCGGGGCCACGGCTTCACCCTCGAGGAGGGCGAGGAAGGGCTTACCCTCACCGGCCAAGGCCCCCTGCCCCCCGAGCTTTCCGCCAAGCTGGAGGAAACCATCCTGGCCTACGTGGACCTGAGGCAAAAGGCCCAGGCGCAGGTGGCCGCCTTAAGGCGGGGCTTCGCCGAGCGTTTCCTCCTGCCCAAGGCCGAGGAGCTCAAGGCCCGCTTCCCCCAGGCCGGACCCTATCTGGATTGGCTTCTGGAAAACCTGCTACGGGCCGCGGCCTTGGAGGAGGAGGTCGAACCGGAAAGGCTCCTTCCCCGCCTCCTGGTGGAGGGAGGGGAGCGGGTGGTCCACGAGCCCAACCCCACCCCGGAAAGGCTTTTCGGCCACCTGGAGTACGAGATGCGGGAAGGAGCCCTCACCACCCACCTGGGGCTTTTGCGCCCCGGGGCCCTGCACCGGGCCATGGGAGGGGTTTTGGTCCTGGAGGCCCACCGCATCCTGGAACTGGGGAGCTACCCCCTCCTCAAGCGGGCCCTGGCCACGGGGGAGGTGGAGCCCCTCACCCCCAGGCCCGAGGTCAAGGGCCCCCGGATCAAGCCCGCCCCCCTTAAGGCCCAGGTCTTCTTGGTGGGCCCCCCCGAGGTCATCGCCTTCTTGGAGGAGGACGAGGAGTTTTTGGAGCTATTCCCCTTCCGGGTGGAGTTCGCCCCCGAGATCCCCTACACCGAAGAGAACGTGGCCTACCTCGGGGGCTTCTTGGAACGCGAGGGGGTCCACCTCACCCCCGAGGGCCTGGCCGCCCTGGCGGACGAGGCCCGGCGCATGGCGGGCCACCAAGAACGCCTGGATGCCCGCCTTTACCGCCTCCTGGACCTGGCCAAGGAGGCGGAGGCCCAGGGGAGGCCCCTGGACCGAAAGCGGGTGGCCCAGGCGGTGCGGGCCCGGGAAGAACGGTACGGGCTGGAGGAGGAACTCTACCTGCAGGACCTTAAAGAGGGCGTGGTGGCCCTGGAGGTGAAGGGGGAGCGGGTGGGGGAGGTGAACGGGCTCGTGGTGGTGGAAGGCCCCGTGCCCACAGGCCGCCCCGTGCGCATCACCGCCCAAGCTGGCCCCGGGCGGGAAGGGATCCTTTCCATAGACCGGGAGGTGGGGCTGGGTGGCCAGGTCTTCCACAAGGCGGTCCTCACCCTGGCCGGCTACCTGCGGGGCACCTACGCCCAGATCGGGGCCCTTTCCGCCACGGTGAGCCTGGTCTTCGAGCAAAGCTACGGCGGCATCGAGGGGGACTCCGCCGGGCTCGCCGAGCTTTTGGCGGTGCTCTCCGCCCTCTCGGGCCTCCCCTTAAGGCAGGACCTGGCGGTGACCGGGGCCATCGACCAGACGGGGCGGGTCCTGGCGGTGGGCCGGGTGGCGGAGAAGGTGGAGGGCTTCTTCCGCGTCTGCCAGGCCCTGGGGCTTTCGGGCACCCAAGGGGTGGTCCTGCCCCGGGCCAACCTCCCCCACCTCACCCTGCGGGAAGAGGTGGTGGAGGCGGCGGAAAAGGGGCGCTTCCACCTTTACGCCGTGGAGCAGGTGGACGAGGCCCTCGAGCTCCTCTTCGGCCGCAAGGCCTACTGGGTGCACGAAAAGGTGCGGGAAACCCTGGCCCACTTCCAAAGCCTGGAAAACGGGGAGGAAAAGGGCTAG
- a CDS encoding penicillin acylase family protein, translated as MKRFLRGLAWLGVGLVALGLLGGIGGVVYLRASLPKSEGRLALKGLSAPVEVVRDRHGVVRIKAASLEDLFFAQGFVHAQERLWQMEFQRRVGQGRLSEVLGEATLAQDRFLRTFGFYRAAQSAYERLYPEEKGAVDAYAAGVNAFLALGGPLPPEFTLLGFRPEPWTGPDVLVWAKMMSFDLSGNWEEELLRHRLLARGISPERLLELMPPYPEDAPTILSAEDLRLPLKREEAPSALLRMAPPRFLEASNNWVVAGSRTATGKPFLADDPHLGLQAPSLWFLMALEAPGYRAVGASLPGVPGIVIGRNQRIAWGVTNVGADVQDLYLLEEVGSGGYRYRGQVVPYRVREEVIRVKGGKEERLKVRETLYGPVITDALKDPPKTPMALRWVSLDPEDHILMAYLGLNRATNWDEFRKALTHYSAPSQNFVYADTEGNIGYIAPGKFPIRKEGHTGMVPVPGDGNWDWLGYRRPEEWPQVLNPKEGLLVTANHKVTPEGFPYALTYDWAEPYRAERILELLRAKEKLTLADMKAIQQDQTSLLFRDFRPVLSLLTPLSERSGAWRERLLAWDGTMAPSSEEALVFALWYAELTRLPAREVGEEYWDEPRYLLKAMKEGDRNCDQPETEYPETCLDYAALALERALDRREGLRVRTWGEVHRATFRHPVLTHTPLKRLSDRQVAFGGDRYTVNVGPFDPRTLAMDKGPSYRQIVDLAEPERSLFVHPMGQSGHFLSPHYADLLPLWAKGDYLPMTFAGEGRLLLLEPGR; from the coding sequence ATGAAACGTTTCCTGCGGGGGTTGGCCTGGCTTGGGGTGGGCCTGGTAGCCCTGGGGCTTTTGGGGGGAATCGGGGGGGTGGTCTACCTGCGGGCCTCCTTGCCCAAGAGCGAAGGGCGCTTGGCCCTCAAGGGGCTTTCCGCCCCGGTGGAGGTGGTGCGGGACCGGCACGGGGTGGTGCGGATTAAGGCGGCAAGCCTAGAGGACCTCTTCTTCGCCCAAGGCTTCGTCCACGCCCAAGAAAGGCTTTGGCAGATGGAGTTCCAAAGGCGGGTGGGCCAGGGGCGCCTGAGCGAGGTCCTGGGGGAGGCCACCCTGGCCCAGGACCGCTTCCTGCGCACCTTTGGCTTCTACCGGGCGGCGCAAAGCGCTTACGAGCGGCTCTACCCCGAGGAGAAGGGGGCGGTGGACGCCTACGCCGCCGGGGTCAACGCCTTCTTGGCCCTGGGGGGCCCCCTGCCCCCCGAGTTCACCCTTTTGGGCTTCCGCCCCGAGCCCTGGACCGGGCCCGACGTCTTGGTTTGGGCCAAGATGATGAGCTTTGACCTTTCCGGGAACTGGGAGGAGGAGCTTCTCCGCCACCGCCTCCTGGCCCGGGGGATCAGCCCAGAAAGGCTTTTGGAGCTCATGCCTCCCTACCCCGAGGACGCCCCCACCATCCTGAGCGCCGAGGACCTCAGGCTTCCCCTAAAGCGGGAGGAAGCCCCAAGTGCCCTCCTCCGCATGGCCCCGCCCCGCTTTCTGGAGGCCAGCAACAACTGGGTGGTTGCGGGAAGCCGCACCGCCACGGGAAAGCCCTTCTTGGCGGACGACCCCCACCTGGGCCTTCAGGCCCCTTCCCTGTGGTTCCTCATGGCCCTCGAGGCCCCGGGTTACCGGGCCGTGGGCGCCTCCTTGCCCGGGGTTCCCGGCATCGTCATCGGCCGCAACCAGCGCATCGCCTGGGGGGTGACCAACGTGGGGGCGGACGTGCAGGACCTCTACCTCCTGGAGGAGGTGGGGAGCGGGGGCTACCGCTACCGGGGCCAGGTGGTCCCCTACCGGGTGCGGGAGGAGGTGATCCGGGTCAAGGGGGGCAAGGAGGAGCGGCTCAAGGTGCGGGAAACCCTCTACGGCCCCGTGATCACGGATGCCCTGAAAGACCCCCCCAAGACCCCCATGGCCCTCCGCTGGGTGAGCCTGGACCCTGAGGACCACATCCTGATGGCCTATCTGGGCCTCAACCGGGCCACCAATTGGGACGAGTTCAGAAAAGCCCTGACCCATTACTCCGCCCCCAGCCAAAACTTCGTCTACGCCGATACCGAGGGCAACATCGGCTACATCGCCCCGGGGAAGTTTCCCATCCGCAAGGAGGGGCACACGGGCATGGTCCCGGTGCCGGGGGACGGGAACTGGGACTGGTTGGGCTACCGCAGGCCCGAGGAATGGCCCCAGGTCCTAAACCCCAAGGAGGGCCTCCTGGTCACCGCCAACCACAAGGTGACCCCTGAAGGCTTCCCCTACGCCCTTACCTACGACTGGGCCGAGCCCTACCGGGCGGAGCGCATCCTAGAGCTTCTGCGGGCCAAGGAGAAGCTCACCCTGGCGGACATGAAGGCCATCCAACAGGACCAGACGAGCCTCCTTTTCCGCGACTTCCGCCCCGTCCTTTCCCTCCTTACCCCCCTTTCGGAGCGGAGCGGGGCGTGGCGGGAACGGCTTCTCGCCTGGGACGGCACCATGGCCCCCTCCTCGGAGGAGGCTTTGGTCTTCGCCCTCTGGTACGCCGAGCTCACCCGGCTTCCCGCCAGGGAGGTGGGGGAGGAGTACTGGGACGAGCCCCGCTACCTGCTCAAGGCCATGAAGGAGGGGGACAGGAACTGCGACCAGCCGGAAACCGAGTACCCGGAAACCTGCCTGGACTACGCCGCCTTGGCCTTGGAAAGGGCCTTGGACCGCAGGGAAGGGCTTCGGGTCCGGACCTGGGGCGAGGTCCACCGGGCCACCTTCCGCCACCCCGTCCTCACCCACACCCCCCTAAAGCGCCTTTCCGACCGCCAGGTGGCCTTTGGCGGGGACCGGTACACGGTGAACGTGGGCCCCTTTGACCCCCGGACCCTCGCCATGGACAAGGGCCCGAGCTACCGCCAGATCGTGGACCTGGCCGAGCCCGAGCGCTCCCTCTTCGTCCACCCCATGGGCCAGTCGGGCCACTTCCTCTCCCCCCATTACGCCGACCTCCTTCCCCTTTGGGCCAAGGGGGACTACCTGCCCATGACCTTCGCCGGAGAGGGGCGGCTTCTCCTCCTGGAGCCTGGCCGCTAG
- a CDS encoding M24 family metallopeptidase, whose product MELTRIQEVLREEKLDGWLLYSFGRSNPVALEVLGLGALHLTRRLAYFLPQEGEPTLLCHAIEASLFPSLPGRRVSYHTWQSFSEGLSQALAGARRVALEYVPGGAIPYLSRVDGGTLDLLRGMGLELASSWPLLLLFQTWGEEKLQSHRRAAAGLVAAKELALAFLREHPEATERAAQGVLAQALEARGLTFDHPPMVAFGEHAANPHHAPAERPLREGDVVLLDLWAKEPGGVYADLTWMAERRAPEAAHRAFQSVAAARDAALRFVAEAYQKGRYPKGFEVDRVARQVLVEAGYGAYLRHRTGHNLGEEVHGTGPHLDDLETHDFRPLVPGLAFTVEPGVYLETFGVRTEVDVYLHPTGPEVTTPLQQELTPL is encoded by the coding sequence ATGGAACTCACCCGCATCCAGGAGGTCCTACGGGAGGAGAAGCTGGATGGCTGGCTCCTGTACTCCTTTGGCCGGAGCAACCCGGTGGCCCTGGAGGTCCTGGGCCTGGGTGCCCTCCACCTCACCCGCCGCCTGGCCTACTTCCTCCCCCAGGAAGGGGAGCCCACCCTCCTCTGCCACGCCATAGAGGCAAGCCTCTTCCCCTCCTTGCCGGGGAGGCGGGTCTCCTACCACACCTGGCAGAGCTTTTCGGAAGGGCTATCCCAAGCCCTGGCCGGGGCCCGGCGGGTGGCCCTAGAGTATGTGCCCGGAGGGGCCATCCCCTACCTCTCCCGGGTGGACGGGGGTACGCTAGACCTCCTTCGGGGCATGGGGCTGGAACTCGCCTCCTCCTGGCCCCTTCTCCTCCTCTTTCAGACCTGGGGGGAGGAAAAGCTCCAAAGCCACCGCCGGGCGGCTGCGGGGCTGGTGGCGGCCAAGGAGCTGGCCCTGGCGTTCCTCCGGGAGCATCCCGAGGCCACGGAAAGGGCAGCGCAAGGGGTCCTCGCCCAGGCCCTCGAGGCCAGGGGCCTCACCTTTGACCATCCCCCCATGGTGGCCTTCGGGGAACACGCCGCCAACCCCCACCACGCCCCCGCAGAAAGGCCCCTTAGGGAGGGGGACGTGGTCCTGTTGGACCTATGGGCCAAGGAGCCCGGGGGGGTTTACGCCGATTTGACCTGGATGGCGGAACGCCGGGCCCCGGAGGCGGCCCACCGGGCCTTCCAAAGCGTGGCGGCGGCGCGGGACGCCGCCCTCCGCTTCGTGGCGGAGGCCTACCAGAAGGGGCGCTACCCCAAGGGCTTTGAGGTGGACCGGGTGGCCCGCCAGGTTTTGGTGGAGGCAGGCTACGGGGCCTACCTGCGCCACCGCACCGGGCACAACCTGGGGGAGGAGGTGCACGGCACCGGGCCCCACCTGGACGACCTGGAAACCCACGACTTCCGCCCCTTGGTGCCGGGGCTTGCCTTTACCGTGGAGCCCGGGGTCTACCTGGAAACCTTCGGGGTGCGCACCGAGGTGGACGTCTACCTGCACCCCACAGGGCCCGAGGTGACCACCCCTTTGCAGCAGGAGCTTACCCCGCTTTAG
- a CDS encoding ribose-phosphate pyrophosphokinase, translating to MDRPLLIFSGQSNRALAQAIAEALGLPLGKSTTLRFANDNLFVRYEESLREGDVFIVQSLTPPVQDHLMELLMMIDAAKGASAARVTAVIPYFSYARSDKKDAPRISIAARLIADLLQTAGADRVLTMTLHSPQVHGFFKIPVDHLSAEPVIANHFATRVDLENAVVVAPDAGDIKRASSLARRLGLPLAFIDKERVSDTEVRVRMLVGEVEGKTALIVDDEISTAGSLVEAVEALLQAGAKEVYAAATHGVYVGPALERIAKSPVKEVAATDTCPPKEGPKLKTLTVAPLFAEAIWRIHRGESVSSLFT from the coding sequence ATGGACCGCCCCCTCCTGATCTTTTCCGGCCAGTCCAACCGCGCTTTGGCCCAGGCCATCGCCGAGGCCCTGGGCCTTCCCCTAGGCAAAAGCACCACCCTCCGCTTCGCCAACGATAACCTCTTCGTGCGTTACGAGGAAAGCCTCCGGGAAGGCGACGTCTTCATCGTCCAGTCCCTCACCCCGCCGGTGCAGGACCACCTGATGGAGCTCCTCATGATGATCGACGCCGCCAAGGGGGCGAGCGCCGCCCGGGTCACCGCGGTGATCCCCTACTTCTCCTACGCCCGTAGCGACAAGAAGGACGCTCCCCGCATCTCCATCGCCGCCCGGCTCATCGCCGACCTCCTGCAGACGGCGGGAGCGGACCGGGTCCTCACCATGACCCTCCACTCCCCCCAGGTCCACGGCTTCTTCAAGATCCCCGTGGACCACCTCTCCGCCGAACCGGTGATCGCCAACCACTTCGCCACCCGGGTGGACCTGGAAAACGCCGTGGTGGTGGCGCCAGACGCCGGGGACATCAAGCGGGCCAGCTCCCTGGCCCGCAGGCTCGGCCTCCCCTTGGCCTTCATCGACAAGGAACGGGTTTCCGACACGGAGGTGCGGGTCCGGATGCTGGTGGGGGAGGTGGAGGGCAAGACCGCCCTCATCGTGGACGACGAAATCTCCACGGCAGGAAGCCTGGTGGAGGCGGTGGAGGCCCTCCTCCAGGCGGGGGCCAAGGAGGTCTACGCCGCCGCCACCCACGGGGTCTACGTGGGCCCCGCCCTGGAGCGCATCGCCAAGAGCCCAGTGAAGGAGGTGGCGGCCACGGACACCTGCCCCCCCAAGGAGGGCCCCAAGCTCAAAACCCTCACCGTGGCCCCCCTCTTCGCCGAGGCCATCTGGCGCATCCACCGGGGCGAGTCCGTGTCCAGCCTCTTCACCTAG
- a CDS encoding alpha/beta hydrolase encodes MREETLTLAGLPVLAHLPEAPKALLLALHGLQGSKEHILSLLPGYAEAGVLLLAFDAPRHGKRGSPPSAKSPRYVEEVYQVALAFGEEARAVAEAAQGRFGLPLFLAGGSLGAFVVHLLLSEGFRAQGALAFIGSGFPMKLPQGQALEDPRVQALYERPPALRGENYGEVPLFHLHGTKDLIVPLARMEKTVEALRPHYGEGRLAWFVEEGAGHAITPLMARMGLAFLEAWLP; translated from the coding sequence ATGCGGGAAGAAACCCTCACCTTGGCCGGGCTTCCCGTCCTGGCGCACCTCCCCGAGGCGCCCAAGGCCCTCCTCCTCGCCCTCCATGGCCTGCAAGGCTCCAAGGAGCACATCCTCTCCCTCCTTCCCGGCTACGCCGAGGCCGGGGTTTTGCTCCTCGCCTTTGACGCCCCGAGGCACGGGAAACGGGGAAGCCCCCCCTCGGCCAAAAGCCCCCGCTACGTGGAGGAGGTCTACCAGGTGGCCCTGGCCTTCGGGGAGGAGGCCCGGGCCGTGGCGGAGGCAGCCCAAGGGCGCTTCGGCCTCCCCCTGTTCCTGGCGGGGGGGAGCCTGGGGGCTTTTGTGGTGCACCTCCTCCTTTCGGAGGGCTTCCGGGCCCAGGGGGCCTTGGCCTTCATCGGCTCGGGGTTTCCCATGAAGCTACCCCAGGGACAGGCCCTGGAAGACCCCAGGGTCCAGGCCCTCTACGAGCGCCCCCCCGCCCTTCGGGGGGAAAACTACGGCGAGGTGCCCCTTTTTCACCTCCACGGCACCAAGGACCTCATCGTCCCCCTGGCCCGCATGGAGAAGACGGTGGAGGCGCTTCGGCCCCACTACGGGGAAGGCCGCCTGGCCTGGTTCGTGGAGGAGGGAGCGGGGCATGCCATCACCCCCCTGATGGCCCGGATGGGGCTCGCCTTCTTGGAAGCCTGGCTCCCATGA
- a CDS encoding DUF72 domain-containing protein, which translates to MIQKGLRGYKGYPGGFKAYRQAFPTVELSWWHRVADPMTIRRLRALAPEGFRFSVYGHKHLTFRPSGEERRVLRRFLRRFRLFGDKAGAVRLWVPEGLTPEALGAWLDLLEGVEEELGPLPIAFQAAEPLRPLLWARGRVVVNEPGGAFLYLVDPEGPIPQGEGYLYLSPSQAGPSALHSRAEVDPD; encoded by the coding sequence ATGATCCAAAAGGGGCTTCGGGGCTACAAAGGCTACCCGGGCGGGTTCAAGGCCTACCGCCAGGCCTTCCCCACGGTGGAGCTTTCCTGGTGGCACCGGGTGGCGGACCCCATGACGATTCGCCGCCTCCGGGCCCTGGCCCCCGAGGGCTTCCGCTTTAGCGTCTATGGGCACAAGCACCTCACCTTCCGCCCCTCGGGGGAGGAAAGGCGGGTTTTGCGCCGCTTTTTAAGGCGCTTTCGCCTTTTTGGGGACAAGGCGGGGGCGGTGCGGCTTTGGGTACCGGAAGGCCTCACGCCCGAGGCGCTAGGGGCGTGGCTAGACCTCCTGGAGGGGGTGGAGGAGGAACTTGGCCCCCTGCCCATCGCCTTCCAAGCGGCAGAGCCCCTGCGCCCCCTCCTTTGGGCCAGGGGGCGGGTGGTGGTGAACGAGCCCGGGGGAGCGTTCCTCTACCTGGTGGACCCGGAAGGCCCCATCCCCCAAGGGGAAGGCTACCTGTACCTTAGCCCTTCACAAGCGGGCCCTTCCGCCCTACACTCAAGGGCGGAGGTTGACCCGGATTGA
- the speA gene encoding biosynthetic arginine decarboxylase: MKTARCFSPKEAEEIYLVPYWGAGFFRVGRDGELEVTPLGPEGPAASLLEIVEALRDEGRPLPLVLRFPQILEARVRELNEAFRRAMEKYGYGGTYRGVYPVKVNQRRLVLETVAKAGRPYHYGLEAGSKAELALILAQDLSPEALITTNGFKDDDFIRLALMGRKLGRNVIITLEKFAELPRVVRLSKELGVKPQIGIRYKLKAKGAGQWEASGGENAKFGLTTPEIIRAVEILKEEGLLDALVMVHAHIGSQVTDIRRIKMAVREAAQTYVQLRKLGAPLRYLNLGGGLAVDYDGSKTNFYASANYTLLEYAEDLVYVTKEVVEAHGEPHPILVTESGRAVTAYHQVLVLEVIDVITPPGEKRPEPPPQEAHPLVKELWEGLQSLSAKNFREVYHDAFADKETLQTLYDLGLVSLRDRALAEEIFYHIARRVYGIVQELPYAPDEFEDLEKLLADKLVCNFSIFQSLPDAWAIHQLFPIVPLSRLHEPPTRQATLVDISCDSDGKIDRFIDLHDVRQSLPVHPIRPGEAYYLGVFLVGAYQDVLGSNHNLFGQVGEAHVVVDEEGFAIERFVPGETAEKVIEKMGFAARELFQGVERLVRQSRLSPAEKGTFLERYVRELQGYTYLED, encoded by the coding sequence TTGAAGACGGCCAGGTGCTTTTCCCCCAAAGAAGCCGAGGAGATCTACCTGGTGCCCTACTGGGGCGCGGGGTTCTTCCGCGTGGGCCGGGACGGGGAGCTGGAGGTAACCCCCTTGGGCCCCGAGGGCCCTGCCGCCTCGCTTTTGGAGATTGTGGAGGCCCTGCGGGACGAGGGGAGGCCTTTGCCCCTGGTGCTTCGCTTTCCCCAGATCCTCGAGGCCCGGGTCCGCGAGCTCAACGAGGCCTTCCGCCGGGCCATGGAAAAGTACGGCTACGGGGGCACCTACCGAGGGGTCTACCCGGTGAAGGTGAACCAGAGGCGGCTGGTGTTGGAAACGGTGGCCAAGGCGGGAAGGCCCTACCACTATGGCCTCGAGGCGGGAAGCAAGGCGGAGCTCGCCCTCATCCTGGCCCAGGACCTCTCCCCAGAAGCCCTCATCACCACCAACGGCTTCAAGGACGACGACTTCATCCGCCTGGCCCTCATGGGGCGGAAGCTCGGGCGGAACGTGATCATCACCCTGGAGAAGTTCGCCGAGCTTCCCCGGGTGGTGCGGCTTTCCAAGGAGCTTGGGGTCAAGCCCCAGATCGGCATCCGCTACAAGCTCAAGGCCAAGGGGGCGGGGCAGTGGGAGGCCTCGGGAGGGGAAAACGCCAAGTTTGGCCTCACCACCCCGGAGATCATCCGGGCGGTGGAGATCCTAAAGGAAGAGGGCCTCCTGGACGCCTTGGTCATGGTCCACGCCCACATTGGGAGCCAGGTGACGGACATCCGCCGCATCAAAATGGCGGTGCGGGAGGCGGCCCAGACCTACGTGCAGCTGAGGAAGCTCGGGGCTCCCCTCCGCTACTTGAACCTGGGCGGCGGCCTGGCCGTGGACTACGACGGCTCCAAGACCAACTTCTACGCCTCTGCCAACTACACCCTCCTGGAGTACGCCGAGGACCTGGTTTACGTGACCAAGGAGGTGGTGGAGGCGCACGGCGAGCCCCACCCCATCCTGGTCACCGAGTCGGGGCGGGCGGTCACCGCCTACCACCAGGTCCTGGTCCTGGAGGTCATCGACGTCATCACCCCCCCGGGGGAGAAGCGCCCCGAGCCCCCGCCACAGGAGGCCCACCCCCTGGTCAAGGAGCTCTGGGAGGGCCTGCAAAGCCTAAGCGCCAAGAACTTCCGCGAGGTCTACCACGACGCCTTCGCCGATAAGGAAACCCTGCAAACCCTCTACGATCTGGGCCTGGTGTCCTTACGAGACCGGGCCTTGGCGGAGGAGATCTTTTACCACATCGCCAGGCGGGTTTACGGCATTGTGCAGGAGCTTCCCTACGCCCCCGACGAGTTTGAGGACCTGGAAAAGCTCCTCGCCGACAAGCTGGTGTGCAACTTCTCCATCTTCCAAAGCCTCCCCGACGCCTGGGCCATCCACCAGCTTTTCCCCATCGTGCCCCTTTCCCGCCTCCACGAGCCCCCCACCCGCCAGGCCACCTTGGTGGACATCTCCTGCGACTCCGACGGCAAGATTGACCGCTTTATCGACCTGCACGACGTGCGTCAGAGCCTTCCCGTCCACCCCATCCGCCCCGGGGAAGCCTACTACCTGGGGGTCTTCCTGGTGGGGGCCTACCAGGACGTCTTGGGAAGCAACCACAACCTCTTCGGCCAGGTGGGGGAAGCCCATGTGGTGGTGGACGAGGAGGGCTTCGCCATCGAGCGCTTCGTACCCGGGGAAACGGCGGAAAAGGTCATCGAGAAGATGGGCTTCGCCGCCCGGGAGCTCTTCCAGGGCGTCGAGCGCCTGGTGCGGCAAAGCCGCCTCTCCCCGGCGGAGAAAGGGACCTTCCTGGAGCGGTACGTGCGGGAGCTCCAGGGGTACACCTATTTGGAAGACTGA
- a CDS encoding GGDEF domain-containing protein, whose product MQPTLELLDPLNPLRRRVALWLLPLGAVLAAVALFASQRVTLDPVDRVFLPLLALGFALLTAALWLRPRSASWVLPSAHALVASYLLATLAYQLLFRPNPMGLSPAAFWVPFVYFSGFLFFHTRQAVRLALLYLLTLFLLSLLGAFRGHYHPEHVNALAQFFGANLAYVGLLYMLVRIKEGYLEAQLDAYTDFLTGLRNRRYLELVLERELFRVQRYGRPLSLITLDLDGFKGVNDTFGHEAGDRVLKALAECLERHIRQSDRAVRLGGEEFAVLLPETELPQALALAERLRQAVALLKVPPVPQLSASFGVAQAAPTDSPLSLLKRADEALYRAKRKGKNRVEIG is encoded by the coding sequence TTGCAGCCCACCCTCGAGCTTCTAGACCCCTTGAACCCCCTCCGTAGGCGGGTAGCCCTATGGCTTTTGCCCCTGGGAGCAGTCCTCGCCGCAGTGGCGCTTTTCGCCTCCCAAAGGGTGACCTTAGACCCCGTGGACCGGGTCTTCCTGCCCCTTTTGGCCCTGGGGTTTGCCCTCCTCACCGCCGCCCTTTGGCTTCGGCCCCGCTCCGCCTCCTGGGTCCTGCCCAGCGCCCACGCCCTGGTGGCCTCTTACCTCCTCGCCACCTTGGCCTACCAGCTCCTCTTCCGGCCCAACCCCATGGGGCTCTCCCCCGCCGCCTTCTGGGTGCCCTTCGTGTACTTTAGCGGCTTCCTCTTCTTCCACACCCGGCAGGCGGTACGCCTGGCCCTCCTTTACCTTCTCACCCTTTTCCTCCTCTCCCTCCTGGGAGCCTTCCGCGGACACTACCACCCAGAACACGTGAACGCCCTGGCCCAGTTCTTCGGGGCCAATCTGGCCTACGTGGGCCTCCTCTACATGCTGGTCCGGATCAAGGAGGGGTACCTCGAGGCCCAACTGGACGCCTACACCGACTTCCTCACCGGCCTGCGCAACCGCCGCTACCTGGAGCTTGTTCTGGAAAGGGAGCTTTTCCGGGTCCAGCGCTACGGCCGCCCCCTCTCCCTCATCACCCTGGACTTAGACGGCTTCAAGGGGGTGAATGACACCTTCGGCCACGAGGCGGGGGACCGGGTGCTCAAGGCCCTAGCGGAGTGCCTGGAGCGTCACATCCGCCAAAGCGACCGGGCGGTGCGCTTAGGAGGCGAGGAGTTCGCCGTCCTCCTGCCGGAGACCGAACTCCCCCAAGCCCTGGCCTTGGCGGAAAGGCTCCGCCAAGCGGTGGCCCTTCTCAAGGTCCCCCCGGTGCCCCAACTTTCCGCCAGCTTCGGGGTGGCCCAGGCCGCTCCCACGGACTCTCCCCTCTCCCTCCTCAAGCGGGCGGACGAGGCCCTGTACCGGGCCAAGCGCAAGGGGAAAAACCGGGTGGAAATCGGTTAG